A genomic stretch from Nitrospirota bacterium includes:
- a CDS encoding response regulator transcription factor has protein sequence MDVKIRIVIADDHAVLRAGLRLLINGQPDMEVVGEAADGSEAVIRARETQPDVMLLDLSMPGQGGTQAITGIRQAAPNTRVLALTMYDDPAYLRSVLATGGAGYVVKSVADMKLLTAIRAVANGRTFVDLPGLDRSPAEQGVQGSDGGAAQTERSLNLLSDRERTVLSLVAQGYTNQEVADQLEVSVKSVETYRARLMDKLGLQNRADLVRYALECGLLIPPTPPIPSP, from the coding sequence ATGGACGTGAAGATTCGCATCGTCATCGCGGACGACCATGCGGTCCTGAGGGCCGGTCTCCGGCTGCTCATCAACGGCCAGCCAGACATGGAGGTGGTGGGGGAGGCGGCAGACGGAAGCGAGGCGGTGATCAGGGCTCGAGAGACGCAGCCCGATGTCATGCTGCTCGACCTGTCCATGCCCGGACAGGGCGGCACGCAGGCGATCACGGGAATCCGGCAAGCCGCACCCAACACCCGGGTCCTGGCCCTCACGATGTACGACGATCCGGCCTATCTCCGTTCCGTCTTGGCCACGGGGGGCGCCGGCTACGTGGTGAAGAGCGTGGCGGACATGAAGCTGTTGACGGCCATCCGGGCGGTCGCGAACGGGCGCACGTTCGTGGACCTCCCGGGCTTGGACCGGTCGCCCGCGGAGCAGGGCGTGCAGGGATCGGACGGAGGGGCGGCGCAGACCGAACGTTCATTGAACCTGTTGAGCGACCGGGAGCGGACGGTTCTGAGCCTCGTCGCCCAGGGCTATACGAACCAAGAGGTTGCCGACCAACTTGAAGTGAGCGTCAAGTCCGTGGAGACCTACCGGGCCCGTCTCATGGACAAACTCGGATTGCAGAACCGCGCGGACCTCGTCCGCTATGCGCTGGAGTGCGGACTGCTCATCCCGCCGACTCCGCCGATCCCTTCTCCCTAA